From a region of the Octopus sinensis linkage group LG18, ASM634580v1, whole genome shotgun sequence genome:
- the LOC115221203 gene encoding putative deoxyribonuclease TATDN2: protein MEIDLLSTRLVNKTVPQLQILSLFTLNSSEYFKNVLYRSFSWLYSNSIQSLSNNVLAQDIQRESTLSKGILDVYKSGVNPLSTGSSSCSASESSFFIVDVTQEGKLSYIPTPNYYYSDYINSLSPNHSQMATKTSKFNRRKSLSSISKSSDSIEQDVTPVKSDSFSKSGCCEENENIHKTKRSRYSLDVKNSHRHCSSPKLHSYKSIASSSPKRRRRHTYSTSSSFNKEERAHYRSDANWSKMLVSPNCNTSLFASPVTLPKDASRSLTPPQTQLNFLTSTPLSVKSSMGNQTSDSTSKRWKFEKYLSQHKLERLSKSLSGTPQYYKWKKHSRKKLSEAFPFSRSLVDNHMSLYNTSSSSSSSSSSCSSSIPSYGKNWKKMFLDKCSNLANSFIDSHCHVDFLFNRLPFKGSFKKYRLDNADTFPANYGGCVAVFCEPKSFSPDGSLWKSLNNESEMWFAMGCHPKNVENFDSAAEKGLRECIEQPKVVAIGEIGLDYSGRFWETASLQKKVFIHQIKLALTVQKPLVIHCREAQDDCLQILKKYVPVDYRIHCHCFTKSFKYAKEWLSYFPNLFIGLTPLVTYPSALEVHNTAYHIPLDRLLLETDSPYFVPRLVPRGYMKFSHPGFAVAVAFEVAQLKDVLIDVVLKHCWQNTKKMYGI from the exons ATGGAGATTG ATTTACTTTCAACGAGATTGGTAAACAAGACTGTTCCTCAGTTGCAGATTTTATCCCT atttactttgaattcttctgaaTACTTCAAGAATGTTCTGTATCGAAGTTTTTCTTGGCTCTACAGTAATTCTATCCAGAGTTTGAGTAACAACGTTTTGGCTCAAGATATCCAGAGGGAATCCACACTCAGTaaaggaatattggatgtataTAAGTCTGGAGTAAATCCACTCTCTACGGGTTCTTCATCTTGTTCTGCTTCAGAATCTTCTTTCTTCATTGTTGATGTGACCCAAGAAGGCAAACTAAGTTATATTCCAacacctaattattattattctgattacATCAATAGTTTGTCTCCAAATCACAGCCAAATGGCCACTAAAACATCCAAGTTCAATCGCAGAAAATCCCTGTCATCAATTTCTAAGAGTTCTGATTCCATAGAACAGGATGTGACACCTGTTAAAAGTGATTCATTCTCAAAATCTGGTTGttgtgaagaaaatgaaaatatacacaagACTAAAAGAAGTCGGTATTCTCTAGATGTGAAAAACAGCCACAGACATTGTTCTAGCCCTAAGTTGCACAGTTACAAAAGCATAGCTAGCAGCAGTCCAAAAAGAAGAAGGCGTCATACTTATTCCACGAGTTCCAGTTTCAACAAAGAAGAAAGAGCCCATTACAGATCCGATGCCAATTGGTCTAAAATGCTTGTTTCTCCAAATTGCAACACATCACTATTTGCGTCACCTGTCACTTTGCCAAAGGATGCATCAAGGTCTTTGACCCCTCCACAAACCCAACTGAACTTCTTAACATCAACACCTCTATCTGTGAAAAGTTCTATGGGGAATCAAACCTCTGACAGCACCAGTAAACGTTGGAAGTTTGAGAAATACTTATCACAGCATAAACTAGAGAGACTTTCCAAGTCATTGTCAGGGACACCGCAATACTACAAATGGAAAAAACACTCTCGTAAGAAACTCTCTGAAGCTTTCCCCTTCTCTAGATCCTTGGTAGATAACCACATGAGCTTGTATAACacaagcagtagcagcagcagtagtagtagtagttgtagcagcagtatCCCTAGCTATGGTAAAAACTGGAAGAAAATGTTTCTGGACAAATGTTCAAACCTTGCTAATTCCTTTATAGATTCCCATTGTCATGTTGACTTCCTCTTCAACCGTCTACCATTTAAAGGGTCTTTTAAGAAATATCGTCTTGACAATGCTGATACATTTCCTGCCAACTATGGAGGATGTGTGGCTGTGTTCTGTGAACCAAAAAGCTTCAGCCCAGATG GAAGTCTGTGGAAAAGTCTGAATAATGAAAGTGAGATGTGGTTTGCTATGGGCTGTCACCCCAAAAATGTTGAGAACTTTGATAGTGCTGCTGAGAAGGGACTCCGAGAATGCATAGAACAACCCAAAGTGGTCGCTATTGGAGAAATTGGTCTAGATTATTCTGGAAG GTTCTGGGAAACAGCATCTCTTCAAAAGAAAGTGTTCATTCATCAGATCAAGCTGGCTCTTACTGTACAGAAACCACTGGTGATTCATTGTAGGGAGGCACAGGATGATTGTCTACAGATCCTTAAGAAG TATGTTCCAGTGGATTACCGTATTCATTGCCACTGTTTCACCAAATCATTCAAGTATGCTAAGGAGTGGCTGTCCTACTTCCCGAACCTCTTCATTGGCCTCACTCCTTTGGTGACCTACCCATCGGCCCTTGAAGTACACAACACAGCCTATCACATTCCTCTTGACCGACTTCTCCTGGAGACAGACTCACCATATTTTGTACCTAGACTt GTGCCACGGGGATACATGAAATTCTCTCATCCAGGTTTTGCTGTTGCAGTTGCATTTGAAGTGGCCCAACTAAAGGATGTCCTTATTGATGTGGTACTAAAACATTGCTGGCAGAACACAAAGAAGATGTATGGCATCTAA